A window from Streptomyces sp. NBC_00271 encodes these proteins:
- a CDS encoding sulfurtransferase, whose amino-acid sequence MTDPLRPDPLLSEALLPGPLVDDVWLAARLGDPRLIVLDATALLPSPRHDGEYRSGSGRVEWAERHIPGSRHADLTGELSDQGAPYHFAVPAPEALAAALQRLGVRDGSEVVAYDSGGGIWAARLWWMLRSISVPVAVLDGGWQAWETGGHPIARGDETGGEETGGGEASATPVIGPLTPVPRPGMWTGMETVGAVSRGERPGTLVCALPPGGFDGSAFTRYSRRGHIPGSLSLPGRGLLDGTGRFLPAAELAERVCAVLTGEESPVILYCGGGISAAGIALALTLLGREDIALYDGSLEEWSQDPSRPLTTGT is encoded by the coding sequence ATGACCGACCCCCTGCGCCCCGACCCCTTGCTCTCCGAAGCCCTGCTTCCCGGACCGCTGGTCGACGACGTGTGGCTCGCCGCCCGCCTCGGCGACCCCCGGCTGATCGTCCTCGATGCCACCGCGCTGCTGCCGTCACCCCGCCACGACGGCGAATACCGGTCCGGCAGCGGTCGCGTCGAGTGGGCCGAGCGCCACATCCCCGGCTCTCGCCACGCGGACCTCACGGGCGAACTGTCGGACCAGGGGGCGCCGTACCACTTCGCGGTCCCGGCACCGGAGGCGCTGGCCGCCGCATTGCAGCGGCTCGGTGTCCGCGACGGTTCGGAGGTCGTCGCCTACGACAGCGGCGGTGGCATCTGGGCGGCCCGGCTGTGGTGGATGCTGCGGTCGATCTCCGTGCCGGTGGCGGTACTGGACGGTGGATGGCAGGCATGGGAGACGGGCGGACATCCGATTGCCCGCGGTGACGAGACGGGTGGCGAGGAGACGGGTGGTGGCGAGGCGAGTGCCACTCCGGTCATCGGCCCCCTCACCCCCGTACCCCGTCCCGGCATGTGGACCGGCATGGAGACGGTGGGGGCCGTCAGCCGCGGCGAGCGTCCCGGCACGCTGGTGTGTGCGCTGCCGCCCGGCGGCTTCGACGGCTCCGCCTTCACCCGTTACAGCCGACGCGGCCACATCCCCGGCAGTCTCAGCCTGCCTGGGCGCGGCCTCCTCGACGGCACGGGCCGGTTCCTGCCTGCCGCCGAACTCGCCGAACGCGTGTGTGCGGTCCTCACGGGCGAGGAGTCGCCGGTGATCCTCTACTGCGGCGGCGGCATCTCCGCCGCCGGCATCGCGCTCGCCCTCACGCTGCTGGGCCGTGAGGACATCGCCCTGTACGACGGTTCGCTGGAGGAATGGTCCCAGGATCCGTCCAGGCCGCTCACGACGGGCACCTGA
- a CDS encoding ABC transporter substrate-binding protein — protein MSHVRVMLDYFHPWPNSAGLYVARERGWYREAGLDVELTVQDPGRGDTLEYLARGEVDFGLFPPNRLLARRAAPGRRLLAVAAVNHRALEAIQTARPTGITRPRDLAGRRLAYNPTPRGRAMVRHLVAADGGDPDAVITVDAGYRELTVDDIAAGEADATFGTYWSWDALRGDLPEEQRLTWPVDEIGAPHYHSYLLGTSESLADARPDLVRAFLAATARGYASAAADQVGARALLERVIPYFSRPLIARSLSLVAPTWTDANGNWGVIDETRMGPYADWLARHKAVPHARDWRSSYTNDLLATAAAGAE, from the coding sequence ATGTCGCACGTCCGAGTCATGCTCGACTACTTCCACCCCTGGCCGAATTCCGCCGGTTTGTACGTGGCCCGGGAGCGCGGCTGGTACCGCGAAGCGGGTCTGGACGTGGAACTCACCGTCCAGGATCCGGGACGCGGCGACACTCTGGAGTACCTGGCCCGGGGCGAGGTGGACTTCGGCCTCTTCCCGCCCAACCGGCTGCTCGCCCGCCGCGCCGCCCCCGGCCGGCGGCTGCTCGCCGTGGCCGCCGTCAACCACCGCGCCCTGGAGGCGATCCAGACCGCCCGCCCCACCGGCATCACCCGCCCCCGCGACCTGGCCGGACGCCGCCTCGCCTACAACCCCACCCCGCGTGGACGCGCCATGGTCCGGCACCTGGTCGCGGCCGACGGCGGCGATCCGGACGCCGTGATCACCGTCGACGCGGGCTACCGCGAGCTGACCGTGGACGACATAGCGGCCGGGGAGGCGGATGCCACCTTCGGCACCTACTGGTCCTGGGACGCCCTGCGCGGCGACCTTCCCGAAGAGCAGCGCCTGACCTGGCCGGTCGACGAGATCGGCGCCCCCCACTACCACAGCTACCTCCTCGGTACGAGCGAGAGCCTCGCCGACGCCCGCCCCGACCTGGTACGCGCCTTCCTGGCCGCCACCGCCCGTGGCTACGCCTCCGCGGCGGCCGACCAGGTAGGCGCCCGCGCCCTGTTGGAACGGGTGATCCCCTACTTCTCGCGCCCCCTGATCGCCCGTTCCCTCAGCCTGGTCGCCCCGACCTGGACCGACGCGAACGGAAACTGGGGTGTCATCGACGAGACCCGCATGGGCCCCTACGCCGACTGGCTCGCGCGGCACAAGGCCGTCCCGCACGCCCGCGACTGGCGGTCCTCGTACACGAACGACCTGCTGGCCACCGCCGCGGCAGGCGCCGAATGA
- a CDS encoding ABC transporter substrate-binding protein: MRSRTTALFAVTTAAVLAATGCAAQDSTSAAAKNGTTQVTLALDWTPNTNHTGIYVAQQKGWFKDAGIDLKIVPYGSTAPETLIAGHKADFGISYQEGVTTARAAGQDITSVYAVTQKTNVTVSVRADRDDITSPKDLAGKTYAGFGAPYEKALLQKVIQEDGGKGTFKQITLNTSAYAALYAGKADFAMPMPTWEGLEAKLTSKPLKDFQLADYGFPAIYSTLIASSGQYLKQNPEVAKKFLTVVDKGYAYAADHPDQAADLLIAANKSTLTNTELVKKSEALLAKEYYRTTDGTLGTQTAKRWQDFADFEYRSGLLVDKNGKKLTKAPDASTFFTDAYLPDTK; this comes from the coding sequence ATGAGATCCCGTACGACCGCCCTGTTCGCCGTGACCACCGCCGCCGTCCTCGCCGCGACGGGCTGTGCCGCGCAGGACTCCACGTCCGCCGCCGCGAAGAACGGCACCACCCAGGTCACCCTCGCCCTGGACTGGACGCCCAACACCAACCACACCGGCATCTACGTCGCCCAGCAGAAGGGCTGGTTCAAGGACGCCGGAATCGACCTGAAGATCGTGCCGTACGGCTCGACCGCGCCCGAGACCCTGATCGCCGGCCACAAGGCGGACTTCGGGATCTCGTACCAGGAGGGCGTCACCACGGCGCGCGCCGCGGGCCAGGACATCACCTCCGTGTACGCCGTGACGCAGAAGACGAACGTCACGGTCTCCGTGCGCGCCGACCGCGACGACATCACTTCCCCCAAGGACCTGGCCGGCAAGACGTACGCGGGCTTCGGCGCCCCGTATGAGAAGGCCCTGCTCCAGAAGGTCATCCAGGAGGACGGCGGGAAGGGCACGTTCAAGCAGATCACGCTCAACACCTCGGCCTACGCGGCCCTTTACGCGGGCAAGGCGGACTTCGCGATGCCCATGCCCACCTGGGAGGGCCTGGAGGCGAAACTCACGAGCAAGCCCCTCAAGGACTTCCAGCTCGCCGACTACGGCTTCCCGGCCATCTACTCGACCCTCATCGCCTCCTCCGGTCAGTACCTCAAGCAGAACCCCGAGGTCGCCAAGAAGTTCCTGACCGTGGTCGACAAGGGTTACGCCTACGCCGCCGACCACCCCGACCAGGCCGCCGATCTCCTCATCGCGGCCAACAAGAGCACGCTCACCAACACGGAACTGGTCAAGAAGAGCGAGGCGTTGCTCGCCAAGGAGTACTACCGCACCACCGACGGCACGCTCGGCACCCAGACGGCGAAGCGCTGGCAGGACTTCGCCGACTTCGAGTACAGGTCCGGCCTGCTGGTGGACAAGAACGGCAAGAAGCTCACCAAGGCGCCGGACGCCTCGACGTTCTTCACCGACGCCTACCTCCCGGACACCAAGTGA
- a CDS encoding ABC transporter permease: MRTALRAVWPPLLVLAVLVTGWQAYVTAAGVDPTVLPSPGRVLSQGWANRGDLWDQTLPTLQETLLGFALSFTAAWLVAVVLDFSAAARRGLYPLLVASQTIPIVAVAPLLIIWFGFGLLPKMLVVTLTTFFPLAANLAAGFAATDRDAMRLLRSLGTGRIRAFRLVRVPSALPHFFTGLRVSITYAVVGAVFAEYAGAEKGLGIYMQAQKSAFRTDLVLAAVAVTAALSIALFGATCLLQRLVLPWEQALVKEGRS; the protein is encoded by the coding sequence GTGAGGACGGCCCTGCGGGCGGTCTGGCCGCCACTGCTCGTCCTCGCCGTGCTGGTGACCGGCTGGCAGGCGTACGTGACTGCCGCCGGCGTCGACCCGACGGTGCTGCCCAGCCCCGGCCGCGTCCTGTCGCAGGGCTGGGCGAACCGTGGCGACCTGTGGGACCAGACGCTGCCCACCCTCCAGGAGACCCTGCTCGGCTTCGCGCTGTCCTTCACCGCCGCCTGGCTGGTTGCCGTGGTGCTGGACTTCTCGGCTGCGGCCCGCCGGGGGCTGTACCCGCTCCTGGTGGCCTCGCAGACCATCCCGATCGTGGCCGTCGCACCACTGCTGATCATCTGGTTCGGCTTCGGTCTGCTGCCGAAGATGCTGGTGGTGACCCTGACGACGTTCTTCCCGCTCGCGGCGAACCTGGCGGCGGGCTTCGCGGCCACCGACCGCGACGCGATGCGGCTGCTGCGCTCCCTGGGCACGGGCCGGATACGCGCCTTCCGGCTGGTCCGGGTGCCGAGCGCACTCCCCCACTTCTTCACCGGGCTGCGGGTGAGCATCACGTACGCCGTGGTGGGCGCGGTCTTCGCGGAGTACGCCGGCGCCGAGAAGGGCCTCGGGATCTATATGCAGGCGCAGAAGAGCGCGTTCCGCACAGACCTGGTGTTGGCGGCGGTCGCGGTGACCGCCGCGCTGAGCATCGCCCTGTTCGGGGCGACCTGTCTGCTGCAACGACTCGTCCTGCCGTGGGAGCAGGCGCTGGTGAAGGAGGGCCGGTCATGA
- a CDS encoding ABC transporter ATP-binding protein has protein sequence MSLEVRGATKAFGSLAVLRDLNLSVEPGEFAAVIGPSGSGKSTLFNLISGLDRPTSGEILVQGAPASAASGKVAYMPQKDLLFPWRTVLDNTALGLEAQGVRKKEARRRAGELFEAFGLDGFQSRYPFQLSGGMRQRAALLRTVVLERPVLLLDEPFGALDSLTRTEMQLWLADMWQRYRWTVVLVTHDIREAVLLADTVHVLSPRPATVVERIEVPRSGPRGLDALSEPEFAATERRLLDSLSGRASRVNEVTAG, from the coding sequence ATGAGTCTCGAAGTGCGGGGCGCGACAAAGGCGTTCGGGTCGCTGGCAGTGCTGCGCGACCTCAACCTCAGCGTAGAACCGGGTGAGTTCGCGGCCGTCATCGGTCCGAGCGGCAGCGGCAAGAGCACACTGTTCAACCTGATCTCCGGTCTGGACAGGCCTACTTCGGGCGAGATCCTGGTCCAGGGAGCCCCTGCGTCCGCGGCCTCGGGCAAGGTCGCCTACATGCCCCAGAAGGATCTGCTGTTCCCGTGGCGCACGGTGCTCGACAACACGGCGCTGGGACTTGAGGCCCAGGGAGTGCGGAAGAAGGAGGCGCGGCGCAGGGCCGGGGAACTCTTCGAGGCCTTCGGACTCGACGGCTTCCAGTCCCGCTATCCCTTCCAGCTCAGCGGCGGCATGCGGCAGCGCGCTGCCCTGCTGCGCACCGTCGTTCTGGAGCGCCCCGTGCTGCTGCTCGACGAGCCGTTCGGCGCGCTCGACTCGCTCACCCGGACGGAGATGCAACTGTGGCTGGCCGACATGTGGCAGCGCTACCGCTGGACCGTCGTCCTGGTCACGCACGACATTCGTGAGGCCGTCCTGCTCGCCGACACCGTGCATGTCCTTTCGCCCCGCCCCGCCACGGTCGTGGAGCGCATCGAGGTGCCGCGTTCGGGCCCGCGCGGTCTCGACGCCCTCTCCGAGCCGGAGTTCGCGGCGACCGAGCGCCGGCTGCTGGACTCCCTCAGCGGCCGGGCGAGCCGGGTGAACGAGGTGACGGCCGGATGA
- a CDS encoding phosphotransferase enzyme family protein, whose amino-acid sequence MSGLLAHGMGTEPVAPDWPPLTEAEVEAVLGPVRVLWRSPRPLSAAALVERGGRRLFVKRHHSDVRTLEGLAEEHSFLRYLRERGAPVVEVLGAEARGEWVYEVHTAGTGTDLYRDALSWSPFVSVAHARAAGAALAQLHLAAEGFGAPRRRPQPLVSSFSIFAAVDPEAALEAYVAERPAVVAALAGRPWREDLRAVHLPFHRSLLPHLGRLAPLWTHNDWHASNLLWDPATGTVSTVLDFGLSDRTTAVHDLATAIERNTVQWLDPSRPVRPDDVDALLDGYTSVRPLSPAESAALPELLPLVHAEFALSELGYFHSVTGSRANADLAYRYLVDHTRWFTTDDGLRLLDRVRLRTRRS is encoded by the coding sequence ATGAGCGGGCTCCTGGCCCACGGCATGGGTACGGAACCGGTGGCCCCCGACTGGCCGCCGCTCACCGAGGCAGAGGTCGAGGCCGTCCTCGGTCCCGTACGTGTGCTGTGGCGCAGCCCGCGCCCGCTGTCGGCGGCCGCCCTGGTCGAGCGGGGCGGGCGGCGGCTCTTCGTGAAGCGGCACCACAGCGACGTACGCACCTTGGAAGGTCTCGCCGAGGAGCACTCCTTCCTGCGGTATCTGCGAGAGCGGGGTGCGCCGGTCGTGGAGGTGCTGGGGGCCGAGGCGCGCGGGGAGTGGGTGTACGAGGTCCATACGGCCGGAACGGGAACGGATCTCTACCGGGACGCGCTGTCGTGGTCGCCGTTCGTGTCCGTGGCCCATGCCCGGGCCGCCGGTGCCGCACTGGCCCAACTCCATCTGGCGGCGGAGGGGTTCGGCGCCCCGCGCCGGCGCCCGCAGCCCCTCGTCTCCTCCTTCAGCATCTTCGCGGCGGTCGACCCCGAGGCCGCGCTGGAGGCGTATGTGGCCGAGCGGCCGGCAGTGGTAGCGGCGTTGGCGGGCCGTCCCTGGCGGGAGGACCTGCGCGCGGTCCATCTTCCCTTCCACCGGAGTCTGCTGCCCCACCTCGGCCGCCTGGCACCGCTGTGGACGCACAACGACTGGCATGCCTCGAACCTGCTGTGGGACCCGGCGACCGGCACGGTCTCGACCGTCCTGGACTTCGGCCTGAGCGACCGCACGACCGCCGTCCACGACCTCGCGACCGCCATCGAGCGCAACACCGTCCAGTGGCTCGACCCGTCCCGCCCCGTCCGCCCGGACGACGTGGACGCGCTCCTCGACGGGTACACCTCGGTGCGCCCGCTGAGCCCCGCCGAGTCGGCCGCCCTGCCCGAGCTGCTGCCGCTCGTGCACGCGGAGTTCGCCCTGTCCGAGCTGGGCTACTTCCACAGCGTCACCGGATCGCGGGCCAACGCCGATCTGGCGTACCGATATCTGGTGGACCACACCCGGTGGTTCACCACCGACGACGGGCTCCGGCTCCTCGATCGAGTACGGCTGCGGACACGTCGTTCCTAG
- a CDS encoding DUF1684 domain-containing protein, with protein sequence MTVQLPTTDLQAFTQDWLEWYRGQEERLAAPHGFLALTGLHWLDDRPQRFPDAPGAWWTDAAGVTVVLDDGEELIVEGTPVRGEHRFGVLPERGGVDAVWGDAVIEVAKRGGHDIVRPRHPDAPLRTAFSGTPAYAPDPRWVVTGRYRAFDEPRPTTVGAAVEGLEHVYDAPGRVEFELDGRPLALTAFPGHGPGRLLVLFTDATSGVTTYAANRALSLDPPAADGTVVLDFNRASNLPCAYTDLATCPLPPVENRLPVAIEAGQKTPLERGRA encoded by the coding sequence ATGACCGTTCAGCTCCCTACAACGGACCTTCAGGCGTTCACCCAGGACTGGCTTGAGTGGTATCGCGGGCAGGAGGAACGGCTCGCCGCTCCGCACGGATTCCTGGCGCTCACCGGCCTGCACTGGCTGGACGACCGGCCGCAGCGATTCCCTGACGCACCGGGCGCCTGGTGGACCGACGCCGCCGGGGTCACCGTCGTCCTCGACGACGGTGAGGAACTCATCGTGGAGGGAACGCCGGTGAGGGGTGAACACCGCTTCGGAGTGCTGCCCGAACGTGGTGGCGTCGACGCGGTCTGGGGCGATGCCGTGATCGAGGTGGCCAAGCGTGGCGGGCACGACATCGTCCGGCCCCGGCACCCGGACGCACCGTTGCGCACCGCCTTCTCCGGTACACCCGCCTACGCCCCGGATCCGCGCTGGGTGGTGACCGGTCGTTACCGCGCGTTCGACGAGCCGCGTCCGACGACCGTGGGCGCCGCGGTCGAGGGGCTGGAGCACGTGTACGACGCCCCGGGCCGGGTCGAGTTCGAACTGGACGGACGCCCCCTGGCCCTGACCGCGTTCCCCGGACACGGCCCGGGCCGACTGCTGGTGCTGTTCACCGACGCCACCTCCGGGGTGACCACCTATGCCGCCAACCGGGCCCTGTCTCTCGACCCCCCGGCCGCCGACGGCACGGTCGTGCTCGATTTCAATCGCGCGTCGAACCTGCCGTGCGCCTACACCGACCTGGCCACCTGCCCACTGCCCCCGGTGGAGAACCGACTGCCGGTGGCCATCGAGGCCGGGCAGAAGACGCCCCTTGAGCGTGGCCGAGCCTGA
- a CDS encoding LuxR family transcriptional regulator gives MNIDGIADLPDIPQAGTAASEVYTLALRSEYVDIQRCVRDLGISEAEAAAAIEDLVRLRLLHLVHGCTYAYVAVSPMSASLQLLAVQDEALRRRQNELERLRQQMHSLLPLYRANFAGEPQHPHVQRVEDPRAARGILTTITVEAEREILLSLPTQDPWEELADLGGGAWPGYAGTRSDLLRVLLPEAARFDVRVREQAEALLRDGGQVRTAVSPPAWLLVVDAEVAVVPVGEGQGLSLVREESVVAALWRTLSGAWDEARPFDGSYDHDSARSTSALIDEAILRLLLNGLEDKVIARRLDISLRTCQRRIADLMDALGARTRLQAGYVLGQRVRTGERRAA, from the coding sequence GTGAACATCGACGGCATAGCGGATCTGCCGGACATCCCGCAGGCGGGCACCGCGGCAAGCGAGGTGTACACGCTCGCCTTACGCAGCGAGTACGTCGACATCCAGCGGTGTGTACGAGATCTCGGCATCTCCGAGGCGGAAGCCGCCGCGGCCATCGAGGATCTCGTCCGGCTGCGGCTCCTGCACCTGGTGCACGGCTGCACCTACGCCTACGTTGCCGTCAGCCCGATGTCCGCCTCCCTGCAACTGCTGGCGGTGCAGGACGAGGCTCTTCGCCGACGTCAGAACGAACTGGAGCGGCTGAGGCAGCAGATGCACAGCCTGCTGCCGCTGTACCGGGCCAATTTCGCGGGTGAGCCACAACATCCGCACGTGCAACGCGTCGAGGACCCCCGAGCGGCCCGGGGGATCCTCACCACGATCACCGTCGAGGCGGAGCGAGAGATCCTGCTGTCGCTGCCGACCCAGGATCCGTGGGAGGAACTCGCGGACCTGGGCGGCGGGGCGTGGCCGGGGTACGCGGGGACGCGTTCTGATCTCCTTCGGGTGCTGCTGCCGGAGGCCGCCAGGTTCGACGTGCGGGTGCGGGAGCAGGCGGAGGCACTGTTGCGCGACGGAGGGCAGGTGCGCACGGCCGTCTCCCCTCCGGCATGGCTGTTGGTCGTCGACGCCGAAGTCGCCGTGGTCCCCGTCGGGGAGGGGCAGGGGCTCAGCCTCGTACGCGAAGAGTCCGTGGTCGCAGCGCTGTGGCGCACGCTCAGCGGTGCGTGGGACGAGGCGCGGCCCTTCGACGGCAGCTACGACCACGACAGCGCGCGCTCCACCTCCGCCCTGATCGACGAGGCCATTCTGCGCCTGCTGCTGAACGGCCTCGAAGACAAGGTGATCGCCCGGCGGCTCGACATCTCGCTACGCACCTGCCAGCGGCGCATCGCGGATCTCATGGACGCCCTGGGAGCCAGGACACGCCTCCAGGCCGGCTACGTGCTCGGACAACGTGTGCGAACCGGCGAGCGGAGGGCGGCGTAG
- a CDS encoding FkbO/Hyg5 family chorismatase: MSNRQPEARLQGLWSDLVPVAVPSEAPSAPQGNVLGRIRFTDAPTEPDLVDATPLLTTHMTNDHVTPVEEIWRTGRPVRAGVAGDAVFAEDGEHLFYAVRLGPQPVYRRPVRELYENALRFTWERGYTDLVRMWNLIGGITSPNADGLETYRDFCIGRAEAFAAFADRFPQLSAATGIGTLSPGVDVCFLAAKPGRAVHLENPRQTPAYKYPSSYGPKSPSFARATFLRDVDAPGREAGSLFVSGTASILGDDTVHVDDVARQTEETLRNIEALVGGGNLRRHGVAGAGYDVKDLDQVKVYVRDAEHLPVVRSICASTLPGDTDISYFNVAVCRPDLLVEIEGVCR; the protein is encoded by the coding sequence ATGAGTAACCGTCAGCCCGAGGCGCGCTTACAGGGCCTCTGGTCCGACCTGGTTCCGGTCGCCGTTCCGTCGGAAGCGCCCTCGGCCCCGCAGGGCAACGTGCTGGGGCGGATCCGTTTCACGGACGCCCCCACCGAGCCCGATCTCGTCGACGCCACTCCCCTTCTGACCACCCACATGACGAACGATCACGTCACTCCGGTCGAGGAGATCTGGCGAACCGGCCGGCCCGTACGGGCCGGCGTCGCCGGAGACGCCGTCTTCGCCGAGGACGGCGAGCACCTCTTCTACGCGGTGCGCCTCGGCCCCCAGCCCGTGTACCGCCGACCGGTACGCGAACTGTACGAGAACGCCCTGCGCTTCACCTGGGAGCGCGGCTACACCGACCTGGTCCGCATGTGGAACCTCATCGGCGGAATCACCAGCCCGAACGCGGACGGCCTGGAGACCTACCGCGACTTCTGCATAGGCCGGGCGGAGGCGTTCGCCGCCTTCGCCGACCGCTTTCCCCAACTGTCGGCCGCCACCGGGATCGGCACGCTCAGCCCGGGCGTCGACGTCTGCTTCCTCGCGGCGAAGCCGGGTCGCGCCGTACACCTGGAGAATCCCCGGCAGACGCCCGCCTACAAGTACCCGTCCAGCTACGGGCCGAAGTCTCCGAGCTTCGCCCGGGCGACGTTCCTGAGGGACGTCGACGCGCCGGGCCGGGAGGCGGGGAGCCTCTTCGTCTCGGGCACGGCCAGCATCCTGGGCGACGACACGGTGCACGTGGACGACGTCGCGCGGCAGACCGAGGAGACACTCCGCAACATCGAGGCGCTCGTCGGCGGCGGCAACCTCCGGCGGCACGGCGTGGCGGGTGCCGGGTACGACGTCAAGGACCTCGACCAGGTCAAGGTCTACGTACGCGACGCCGAGCACCTTCCCGTCGTACGGAGCATCTGCGCGTCGACGCTCCCCGGCGACACGGACATCTCGTACTTCAACGTCGCGGTCTGCCGGCCCGACCTGCTGGTGGAGATCGAGGGAGTGTGCAGGTGA
- a CDS encoding class I adenylate-forming enzyme family protein → MTDILTDIPAVPTESVPTESVPADGNLSVRLEQLARHKGWLDRTAYLQGTHRYSYGEVYDRVRRTAGALRRLGVRREDRVLLALPDSVAFVVTFLAVLRIGAVAVPVNTFFHADELRSSEEIAEASLIVSDASLQKEFRGRSVTPRELTESYGPSDDDVDTGGAPEPLTSDAPAFAVFTSGTTGAPRLCFHDHGDALHFDRAIGDVLALRQGEVCYSVSRMYFAYGLGNSVLLPLQRGAVVVLTPQRADETSVPLVLRRHGVSVFYAQPSFYARLLARPEAVDLLGRLRLALVAGETLPRPLEDRLRRVLGPRLLNICGTSEIGHAVLANGPDETHPYSLGRILPPYQVRVVDDAGEPVPDGEVGRLQISGPTIGPGVTRGGLPPHRLGPDEWFTTGDAARVDDKGLVWLLGRVDDIEIVAGANVHPTEVEDLITGIAGVREAAVCSVRRADGVTSLRAYVVAEPGVDRLATLATTIRSTTGAKLTSYKVPEDVEFIDALPRNSTGKILRRVLRGANRELPDGTA, encoded by the coding sequence GTGACGGACATCCTCACGGACATACCCGCCGTTCCGACCGAGTCCGTTCCGACCGAGTCCGTCCCGGCCGACGGCAACCTGTCCGTACGACTGGAACAGCTCGCGCGGCACAAAGGCTGGCTCGACCGCACCGCGTACCTCCAGGGAACGCACCGCTACTCCTACGGCGAGGTCTACGACCGGGTGCGCCGGACCGCGGGGGCCCTGCGGCGGCTGGGTGTTCGGCGCGAGGACCGGGTGCTGCTGGCGCTTCCCGACAGCGTCGCCTTCGTGGTGACGTTTCTGGCCGTTCTGCGGATCGGCGCGGTGGCCGTGCCGGTGAACACGTTCTTCCACGCCGACGAACTGCGCTCCAGCGAGGAGATCGCCGAGGCCTCGCTGATCGTCTCCGACGCGTCGCTCCAAAAGGAGTTCCGCGGCCGCAGCGTGACGCCGAGGGAACTGACGGAGAGCTACGGTCCCTCGGACGACGACGTCGACACCGGCGGCGCCCCGGAGCCGCTGACGTCCGACGCTCCCGCCTTCGCCGTGTTCACGTCCGGCACCACGGGGGCACCTCGCCTGTGCTTCCACGACCACGGCGACGCCCTCCACTTCGACCGGGCGATCGGCGATGTCCTCGCGCTCCGCCAGGGCGAGGTCTGCTATTCCGTGTCGCGGATGTACTTCGCCTACGGGCTGGGCAACTCGGTCCTCCTGCCTCTGCAGCGCGGTGCCGTGGTCGTACTGACGCCGCAGCGGGCGGACGAGACGAGCGTCCCGCTGGTCCTGCGACGCCACGGGGTGAGCGTCTTCTACGCCCAACCCAGCTTCTACGCCAGGCTGCTCGCCCGCCCCGAGGCCGTCGACCTGCTGGGCCGACTGCGTCTGGCGCTCGTGGCCGGCGAGACGCTGCCCCGGCCCCTGGAGGACAGGCTGCGCCGCGTCCTTGGACCACGTCTGCTGAACATCTGCGGCACCAGCGAGATCGGTCACGCCGTCCTGGCCAACGGCCCTGACGAGACCCACCCGTACAGCCTCGGCCGCATCCTTCCTCCGTACCAGGTGCGGGTGGTCGACGACGCGGGCGAACCCGTCCCGGACGGCGAGGTCGGACGGCTGCAGATCTCCGGCCCCACCATCGGCCCCGGTGTGACGCGGGGCGGCCTGCCGCCGCACCGGCTCGGCCCGGACGAGTGGTTCACGACCGGAGACGCCGCACGCGTGGACGACAAGGGTCTGGTGTGGTTGCTCGGGCGCGTGGACGACATCGAGATCGTCGCCGGAGCCAACGTCCATCCCACCGAGGTGGAGGACCTGATCACCGGGATCGCCGGAGTACGTGAGGCCGCTGTGTGCTCGGTGCGGCGGGCCGACGGTGTGACGAGCCTGCGCGCCTACGTCGTCGCCGAGCCCGGAGTGGACCGGCTCGCCACGTTGGCGACCACGATCCGCTCGACCACCGGGGCCAAGTTGACCTCGTACAAGGTCCCCGAGGACGTCGAGTTCATCGACGCGCTGCCCCGCAACAGCACAGGAAAGATTCTCCGCCGCGTCCTGCGCGGAGCGAACAGGGAGTTGCCCGATGGCACAGCATGA